From Bacillus pumilus, one genomic window encodes:
- a CDS encoding DUF2584 domain-containing protein — translation MGMPVEFNTMIVTKGKETRIEENVFELMKEGYRIYPLNIPLEVRKTKDGEKTGTAHVEKLELTDNVTKVTYRLVSLHSTN, via the coding sequence ATGGGAATGCCTGTTGAATTTAATACAATGATTGTCACGAAGGGAAAAGAGACAAGAATTGAAGAGAATGTATTTGAGCTCATGAAGGAAGGGTACCGCATTTATCCATTAAATATTCCGCTTGAGGTACGTAAAACGAAAGACGGAGAAAAAACAGGGACAGCACACGTTGAAAAACTGGAGCTGACAGACAATGTGACAAAGGTAACTTACCGTCTCGTGTCATTACATTCAACGAACTAA
- a CDS encoding alpha/beta hydrolase family protein codes for MIVEKRRFPSPHPHIHLFTVTYEADGLRIKGLLAEPAGEGLYDGFLYLRGGIKNVGMVRPGRIVQFAAQGFVVFAPFYRGNQGGEGNEDFAGEDRKDAFAAFQLLKHHKKVKQDRIHIFGFSRGGIMGIWTAVEMKQEAASFVTWGGVSDMKLTYEERVDMRRMMKRVIGGPPHKVPEAYEDRTPLNDVDKIEAPVLIIHGEEDQNVSIEHAYLLEDALRQHGKSVETWYFHGYNHYFPPQHNREIVRRLTTWMHSRKSGNVVK; via the coding sequence GTGATTGTGGAAAAAAGAAGGTTTCCGTCCCCCCATCCGCATATTCACTTATTTACAGTGACCTATGAGGCAGATGGGCTTCGGATCAAAGGACTGCTCGCTGAACCGGCCGGAGAAGGTCTCTATGACGGCTTTTTGTATTTACGAGGCGGCATTAAAAATGTGGGGATGGTGAGACCAGGCCGGATTGTGCAATTTGCAGCGCAGGGCTTTGTCGTATTTGCTCCCTTTTACCGAGGAAATCAGGGAGGCGAAGGGAACGAAGATTTTGCCGGAGAGGACCGGAAAGATGCTTTTGCTGCCTTTCAATTGTTAAAGCACCACAAAAAGGTGAAGCAGGATCGTATTCATATCTTTGGTTTTTCGCGCGGAGGGATTATGGGCATTTGGACCGCTGTTGAAATGAAACAAGAGGCGGCTTCCTTTGTGACATGGGGAGGCGTCAGTGATATGAAGCTCACCTACGAAGAGCGTGTGGATATGAGAAGAATGATGAAGCGTGTGATTGGCGGTCCCCCGCACAAGGTGCCAGAGGCCTATGAGGACAGAACGCCTTTAAATGATGTGGACAAAATTGAAGCGCCTGTTCTCATCATCCACGGAGAAGAGGATCAGAATGTATCGATTGAGCATGCGTATTTACTAGAAGATGCGCTGCGCCAGCACGGAAAGTCAGTGGAGACTTGGTATTTTCACGGATACAACCATTATTTCCCGCCGCAGCATAATCGGGAAATTGTCAGAAGGCTGACGACGTGGATGCACAGCCGGAAAAGCGGAAATGTGGTAAAATAA
- a CDS encoding phytoene desaturase family protein — MKKVIIIGGGLGGLSAAIRLQSRGVQVTILEKEAALGGKLQRHQGAGYSFDLGPSTITMKSYFEEVFASCHRRMEDYVTFYPISPLTKNVFSDGHTVEFTPNFEQMESQIAAFSPEDAKQYRAFLHESKMFFQKAEEQFLNRLLLTWKDKADVKLMKALLSVKPFTTVQRLLRQYFRHPHTLAMFGRYATYIGSSPYEAPAIFNMMAYLEGEKGIYGIKGGTYRLVEAFETLAKELGVQIHLNEQVNKIHVKDRRIKGVETAHQMYEADQVIAGADALTVYRHLIDEKDRPSFLNQKLANIEPSLSGFVLLLGVPKVYEQLSHHNVFFPENYEQEFKDIFQKKQLSQDPTLYICYSGHSEPALSGGPGRSNLFVLANAPYVTKEQDWDMLKETYRQHLKTKLKEKGLFDMDEVAEYEAVQTPLDLQQKTGAYHGAIYGMSSNSFKQAFFRINNQSKDIEGLWFVGGTSHPGGGTPIVTKSGQLVAEAIMKHLM, encoded by the coding sequence ATGAAAAAAGTGATCATCATCGGAGGCGGGCTTGGCGGATTATCAGCAGCGATCCGCTTACAGTCACGCGGGGTTCAGGTCACCATATTAGAAAAAGAAGCGGCTTTAGGCGGGAAATTGCAGCGCCATCAGGGAGCTGGCTACTCTTTTGATCTAGGACCGAGTACCATTACAATGAAGTCATACTTCGAGGAAGTGTTTGCTTCCTGTCATAGACGGATGGAGGATTATGTCACATTTTATCCGATTTCTCCTCTGACCAAAAACGTTTTTTCAGATGGACATACGGTCGAATTTACGCCCAATTTTGAGCAAATGGAATCTCAAATTGCAGCATTCAGTCCTGAAGATGCGAAGCAATACCGTGCATTTTTACATGAATCAAAGATGTTTTTTCAAAAGGCTGAGGAGCAGTTTTTAAATCGTTTGTTATTGACGTGGAAGGATAAGGCGGATGTAAAGCTCATGAAAGCACTTCTCTCTGTCAAACCGTTTACAACCGTTCAACGCCTGCTGCGTCAATATTTCCGTCATCCGCATACATTGGCGATGTTTGGACGGTATGCTACATACATCGGCTCTTCTCCCTATGAGGCACCGGCTATATTTAATATGATGGCGTATTTAGAAGGGGAGAAAGGGATTTATGGAATAAAGGGCGGTACATATCGTTTAGTTGAAGCATTTGAGACTTTGGCAAAGGAATTAGGCGTACAGATTCACCTCAATGAACAAGTCAACAAGATTCATGTGAAGGACCGGCGAATCAAAGGAGTAGAGACGGCTCACCAGATGTATGAAGCAGATCAAGTCATTGCAGGGGCGGACGCGCTGACTGTCTACCGCCATCTCATAGATGAAAAAGACCGCCCAAGCTTTTTAAATCAAAAGCTGGCTAATATTGAACCGTCATTATCTGGCTTTGTTCTCTTATTAGGTGTACCTAAAGTCTATGAACAGCTGTCCCATCACAATGTGTTTTTCCCAGAGAATTATGAGCAAGAATTCAAAGATATTTTTCAGAAAAAACAACTGTCTCAGGATCCAACGCTTTACATATGTTATTCAGGTCATTCAGAACCAGCTTTAAGCGGAGGACCGGGAAGAAGCAACCTTTTTGTACTGGCGAATGCGCCTTATGTGACAAAAGAGCAAGATTGGGACATGCTAAAGGAGACGTATCGGCAGCATTTGAAAACAAAATTAAAGGAAAAGGGTCTCTTTGATATGGATGAGGTTGCCGAATATGAAGCGGTTCAAACTCCGCTTGATCTGCAGCAGAAAACAGGAGCATATCATGGCGCCATTTATGGCATGTCTTCCAACTCGTTCAAGCAGGCGTTCTTCCGAATCAATAATCAGTCAAAGGACATTGAAGGGCTTTGGTTTGTTGGAGGAACAAGTCATCCAGGCGGCGGCACGCCGATAGTGACAAAATCAGGCCAGCTCGTCGCAGAAGCGATCATGAAGCATTTGATGTAA
- a CDS encoding glycosyltransferase, with translation MALFLTVISVLLLCQFMFTIWNMKQFPVIKSASFSPDEPISLSILIPARNEEKRIEACLQSIVDQRLYPKELIVLDDHSTDQTRAIVERFAEAYPWIRVQSGQALKQGWLGKSFACSQLAEAAASDWLLFLDADVRLKRGAIEAVYQQVCTQNTGMLSGFPEQKTGTFFEHLVVPMMMFTIGCHLPVKWVRNSRNPAFAAAHGGFIAIEKNCYHDIGGHEAIKDSLVDDMALARRVKEKGFPFTLASIHPFVYMRMYESGQEVWKGYRKNLFPGVNRSIALLSSVFCLYTLLYLAPVICLMMALLQLDVLSICLAILCYGLGVSIKAAIDIENGRTSAMAFLLPVSILSLIAIGFASMKIGLKKEGYEWKGRRYE, from the coding sequence ATGGCGCTCTTCTTAACCGTGATCAGTGTGCTGCTGCTTTGTCAGTTTATGTTCACCATATGGAATATGAAGCAGTTTCCCGTGATAAAGTCCGCTTCTTTTTCGCCAGATGAACCCATTTCGTTATCGATACTGATTCCGGCTAGAAATGAGGAGAAGCGGATAGAAGCCTGTCTTCAGTCGATCGTTGATCAACGCCTTTATCCGAAAGAGCTTATTGTACTTGATGATCATTCGACAGATCAGACAAGAGCGATTGTGGAGCGCTTTGCAGAAGCGTATCCGTGGATTCGTGTCCAGTCAGGCCAGGCGTTAAAGCAAGGCTGGCTAGGTAAATCATTTGCCTGTTCTCAGCTCGCTGAGGCAGCAGCTTCTGATTGGCTGCTATTTTTAGATGCGGATGTCCGGTTAAAAAGAGGGGCAATTGAAGCAGTGTATCAGCAGGTATGCACGCAAAATACGGGCATGCTGTCAGGCTTCCCAGAACAAAAAACAGGTACATTCTTTGAGCATCTTGTGGTTCCCATGATGATGTTTACCATAGGCTGTCATCTGCCAGTGAAGTGGGTAAGGAATTCAAGGAACCCCGCTTTTGCCGCAGCACATGGAGGCTTTATTGCCATTGAAAAGAATTGCTACCACGACATTGGCGGGCATGAAGCGATTAAGGATTCGCTAGTGGATGATATGGCCTTGGCTAGACGGGTGAAGGAAAAAGGCTTTCCGTTCACACTTGCAAGCATTCATCCATTTGTGTATATGAGAATGTATGAGAGTGGACAAGAGGTTTGGAAAGGCTACCGGAAAAATTTATTCCCAGGTGTCAATCGAAGCATTGCTTTGTTAAGCAGTGTCTTTTGTTTATACACTCTGCTTTATTTGGCTCCTGTCATTTGTTTGATGATGGCTTTGCTGCAGCTGGATGTGCTCAGTATATGCTTAGCCATTCTTTGCTACGGGCTGGGTGTGTCGATCAAAGCGGCAATTGATATCGAGAACGGGAGAACATCTGCAATGGCCTTTTTATTGCCGGTCAGCATATTAAGTTTGATCGCCATTGGCTTTGCTTCTATGAAAATCGGGCTGAAAAAAGAAGGGTATGAATGGAAAGGGAGAAGGTACGAATGA
- a CDS encoding lysophospholipid acyltransferase family protein → MKESDKSRSFRRIFLLYLERYLLHKHFRCVMMKGLVDPKEKLPVLYLANHSSWWDGLIIFLLTEKASELDHYMMMEEKQLKQYAFFRKLGAFPVHKENLKSVKQALMTARENMQAGGAVWLFPQGEIMHQDMRPLELEGGASFLVRQFEQVVVKPVTLQYTFNQFQKPTVSVVFGEDALVSGGALRSKDVTRMLGDLLETQLNRHQAQVIADPDFSLNEEFKQMTRTSQSTSDAFDSFKKWVKTWRSS, encoded by the coding sequence TTGAAAGAAAGCGACAAAAGCCGATCGTTTAGACGTATATTTTTACTTTATCTTGAGCGGTATTTACTCCATAAGCATTTCCGCTGTGTGATGATGAAAGGCTTGGTGGACCCGAAGGAGAAGCTGCCTGTTCTTTATCTCGCCAATCATAGCTCATGGTGGGATGGACTGATCATTTTTCTTTTAACAGAAAAAGCGTCTGAACTTGATCACTACATGATGATGGAAGAGAAGCAGCTGAAGCAATATGCTTTTTTCCGTAAGCTTGGAGCGTTTCCGGTTCATAAAGAGAACCTGAAAAGTGTCAAACAAGCATTGATGACAGCAAGAGAGAACATGCAGGCTGGCGGGGCTGTATGGCTTTTTCCACAGGGGGAAATTATGCATCAGGATATGCGGCCGCTTGAACTGGAAGGAGGAGCTTCTTTTTTAGTGAGGCAATTTGAGCAGGTCGTGGTGAAGCCTGTGACCTTGCAGTATACATTTAATCAATTTCAAAAGCCGACAGTTTCTGTTGTGTTCGGCGAAGATGCCTTAGTATCTGGCGGGGCACTACGAAGCAAGGACGTGACGCGTATGCTTGGAGATCTGCTTGAAACGCAGTTAAACCGACATCAAGCGCAGGTCATCGCTGATCCTGATTTTTCATTAAACGAAGAATTTAAACAGATGACAAGGACAAGTCAGTCAACAAGTGATGCGTTTGATTCTTTTAAAAAGTGGGTGAAAACATGGCGCTCTTCTTAA
- a CDS encoding carotenoid biosynthesis protein, translating into MYKVSWVFVGWYLVGLILMVFFEVPAWLQFANGIFLVLYACCVIEIGRHIYGSWGLVIKRAAIVGVLTFTVEWVGIATGFPFGAYDYYPTLGFLVAGVPLTIAFAWVGVFLNSLFLSSQQSKWRRAVETGIWIVLLDLILDPVSAERKFWVWYDGGGFFGIPFENFVSWGMIGAGLSFLFPLVSIDQKALSWTSRIYQAMVFFFGLLALKGGLDVIFYLALIIVILCEGRVRFERKRQKPIV; encoded by the coding sequence GTGTATAAAGTGAGTTGGGTATTTGTTGGATGGTATTTAGTAGGTCTTATCTTAATGGTCTTTTTTGAAGTGCCAGCATGGCTTCAGTTTGCAAATGGAATCTTTCTTGTGCTGTATGCCTGCTGCGTCATAGAGATTGGGCGGCATATTTATGGCTCATGGGGGCTTGTGATCAAAAGGGCAGCCATTGTTGGGGTGCTTACATTTACGGTTGAGTGGGTAGGTATCGCAACGGGGTTTCCATTCGGGGCCTATGACTATTATCCGACATTAGGTTTTCTAGTGGCAGGGGTGCCCTTAACCATTGCGTTTGCATGGGTTGGCGTGTTTTTAAACAGCCTTTTTTTATCCAGTCAGCAGTCAAAGTGGAGACGAGCCGTCGAAACGGGGATATGGATTGTCTTGCTTGACCTCATATTAGATCCAGTATCAGCTGAGCGGAAGTTTTGGGTGTGGTATGACGGCGGTGGGTTTTTCGGTATTCCTTTTGAGAATTTTGTGAGCTGGGGTATGATTGGAGCAGGACTTTCATTTCTTTTCCCGCTTGTTTCAATTGATCAAAAGGCACTCAGCTGGACGAGCCGTATTTATCAGGCGATGGTGTTCTTTTTTGGTCTTTTGGCATTAAAGGGCGGACTCGATGTCATTTTTTATTTAGCACTGATCATTGTCATTTTGTGTGAAGGAAGGGTTCGATTTGAAAGAAAGCGACAAAAGCCGATCGTTTAG
- a CDS encoding ABC transporter substrate-binding protein, producing MNRSIKVRLAFIVVVLLFIPFVACKKEQEQTVQVAEVTHSVFYAPLYVALSEDFFKEEGLEVELKTTWGGDKTMTALLSGGADIALTGSESSIYVEAQDTKDSVMNFAQLTQTDGTFLVSREEINQFSWDQLKGKDFLGQRKGGMPQMVGEYVLKKEGIDLKKDLRMIQNIDFANISGAFSSGTGDFVQLFEPTASLLEKEGKGYITASFGEASGKVPYTTFMAKKSYLEENKETAEAFTRAIYKAQKWVKAKQPEEIAKAIQSHFPDTDLDVLSTAIKRYKQQDSYATDPLLNEEEWNKLQEIMKESGELPEFIPYKQLVDSSIAKKVTDHK from the coding sequence TTGAATCGTTCCATCAAAGTCAGACTGGCATTCATCGTCGTGGTCCTGCTCTTTATTCCATTTGTCGCCTGTAAAAAAGAACAAGAGCAGACCGTACAAGTAGCCGAGGTGACCCATTCGGTCTTTTATGCTCCGCTATATGTCGCCTTATCAGAGGATTTCTTCAAAGAAGAAGGCTTGGAGGTTGAACTGAAAACCACTTGGGGCGGTGATAAAACGATGACAGCTCTCTTATCAGGCGGTGCTGATATCGCCCTGACCGGGTCTGAATCCTCTATCTATGTAGAGGCTCAAGACACAAAGGACTCTGTCATGAACTTTGCACAGCTGACACAAACAGACGGCACATTTCTTGTTTCAAGGGAGGAAATAAACCAATTCTCTTGGGATCAATTAAAAGGGAAAGACTTCTTAGGACAGCGGAAAGGCGGCATGCCGCAAATGGTCGGTGAATATGTCTTGAAAAAGGAAGGCATTGATTTAAAAAAGGATCTTCGCATGATTCAAAATATTGATTTTGCCAACATTTCAGGTGCGTTCTCCTCTGGAACTGGCGATTTTGTGCAGTTATTCGAACCGACCGCTTCCTTACTTGAAAAAGAAGGTAAAGGGTACATTACCGCCTCCTTTGGAGAAGCTTCTGGCAAGGTGCCATATACTACCTTCATGGCAAAGAAGAGTTACTTAGAGGAAAACAAAGAGACAGCTGAAGCCTTCACCCGTGCCATTTACAAAGCGCAGAAATGGGTAAAAGCCAAGCAGCCGGAGGAGATCGCAAAGGCCATTCAATCTCATTTTCCTGATACAGATCTTGATGTCTTATCAACTGCCATCAAACGCTACAAACAGCAAGATTCCTATGCAACAGATCCCCTTCTGAATGAAGAGGAATGGAACAAATTGCAGGAAATCATGAAGGAGAGCGGTGAATTGCCGGAATTTATCCCGTACAAACAACTTGTCGATTCATCCATTGCAAAGAAGGTCACAGATCACAAATAG
- a CDS encoding ABC transporter ATP-binding protein, with translation MSFLQIDHVTHTYFSLKEKTTAIQHINMEIDQGEFISFIGPSGCGKTTLLSIIAGITPPSEGRILIEGKEPNQKEHQIGYMLQQDYLFPWKTIKENVILGLKIAKQDSHEATSAALDLLPKFGLHEVEEKYPKELSGGMRQRAALARTLAVDPGLLLLDEPFSALDYQTKLTLEDLVFHTLKNYQKTAVLVTHDIGEAIAMSDRIFLFSKHPGSIQRIFTVPDDIRALSPFEARQTPRFQELFQTIWKELKTVETQ, from the coding sequence ATGTCTTTCCTTCAAATTGACCATGTGACCCACACGTACTTCTCTTTAAAAGAAAAAACAACGGCTATACAGCACATCAATATGGAGATAGACCAAGGTGAATTCATCTCATTTATTGGTCCCAGCGGCTGCGGAAAAACCACCTTGCTGTCTATCATCGCAGGCATTACGCCGCCCTCTGAAGGTCGAATTTTAATCGAAGGAAAAGAACCAAATCAAAAGGAGCATCAAATCGGCTATATGCTCCAGCAAGATTATTTGTTTCCTTGGAAAACCATCAAGGAAAATGTGATTCTCGGGTTAAAAATTGCGAAACAAGATTCACATGAGGCCACCTCAGCTGCCCTTGATTTACTGCCAAAGTTTGGACTGCATGAAGTAGAGGAAAAATATCCGAAGGAGCTGTCTGGCGGAATGAGGCAGCGTGCTGCTCTCGCCCGAACGCTTGCAGTTGATCCCGGTCTGCTTTTACTAGATGAGCCATTTTCAGCGCTAGACTACCAAACCAAACTGACATTAGAAGATCTCGTCTTTCACACATTAAAAAACTATCAAAAAACAGCAGTCCTTGTGACACATGACATCGGCGAAGCCATTGCGATGAGTGACCGCATTTTCTTATTCTCAAAGCATCCAGGCTCTATCCAGCGAATCTTTACCGTACCAGACGATATAAGGGCTCTCTCTCCTTTCGAAGCGAGACAGACCCCGCGTTTCCAAGAGCTCTTTCAAACGATTTGGAAGGAGCTGAAAACAGTTGAAACACAGTGA
- a CDS encoding ABC transporter permease yields the protein MEKRITRIYQFIIFASFFSLWELASHFRLIDPLIFSSPSAVCQLFVQKISDGSLVNHMSITLFETVLGFLLGTFCGILLAAALWWSTRLANVLDPYLVILNAMPKVALAPILIVALGPGMISIVAMGAIISVIITTIVIYTAFQEVDENYLKVMKTFGAKKGVVFREVMLPASIPTMISAIKVNVGLSWVGVIVGEFLVSSKGLGYMIIYGFQVFNFTLVFLSLFIIAVFATIMYQLVEWLERRFLQK from the coding sequence ATGGAAAAACGTATCACACGTATCTATCAGTTCATCATATTCGCCAGCTTCTTTTCGCTTTGGGAGCTTGCCAGTCATTTCAGGCTCATCGATCCGCTGATTTTCAGTTCACCATCTGCGGTCTGCCAATTATTTGTGCAAAAAATATCAGATGGTTCTTTAGTAAATCATATGAGTATTACGTTATTTGAAACGGTGCTCGGTTTTCTACTTGGTACCTTTTGCGGCATTTTGCTCGCTGCCGCCTTATGGTGGTCCACCCGATTAGCAAACGTTCTTGATCCTTATTTAGTCATTTTAAATGCCATGCCGAAAGTTGCCCTTGCCCCCATTTTAATTGTTGCCCTTGGGCCTGGTATGATCAGCATCGTTGCGATGGGTGCGATCATTAGTGTGATTATTACAACGATCGTCATTTACACTGCCTTTCAAGAGGTCGATGAGAATTATTTAAAGGTGATGAAAACCTTTGGCGCGAAAAAAGGCGTCGTCTTTCGTGAGGTCATGTTGCCAGCCAGTATTCCAACGATGATTTCTGCCATCAAAGTCAATGTCGGTCTTTCTTGGGTTGGGGTCATTGTAGGGGAATTTCTTGTATCCTCAAAAGGGCTCGGCTACATGATCATTTACGGCTTTCAAGTCTTCAACTTTACACTCGTGTTCTTAAGTCTTTTCATTATTGCTGTGTTTGCTACCATCATGTACCAGCTTGTGGAATGGCTTGAGCGCCGTTTTCTCCAAAAATAA
- the ytkD gene encoding RNA deprotection pyrophosphohydrolase yields the protein MHVFKDYYHNTVKLSFEEKPFSSHPKHVWAICRYQGKWLLTEHEDRGYEFPGGKVEPNEEADQAAIREIQEETGAVVRELTYIGQYQVLGREKVIVKNIYFADIERLVKQDTYFETKGPVLFADLPRSIAKNKNFSFIMKDDVLRQSLAYLEKNGLIR from the coding sequence ATGCATGTATTTAAAGACTATTATCATAATACGGTCAAGCTCTCCTTTGAAGAGAAGCCTTTTTCAAGTCATCCAAAGCATGTTTGGGCCATCTGCCGTTACCAGGGGAAATGGCTGCTCACTGAACATGAGGATCGGGGCTATGAGTTTCCAGGAGGGAAAGTTGAGCCAAATGAAGAAGCAGACCAAGCCGCTATACGTGAGATTCAAGAAGAGACGGGTGCTGTTGTTCGTGAATTAACGTATATTGGCCAATATCAGGTGCTAGGCAGAGAAAAGGTTATCGTAAAGAATATTTATTTCGCTGATATTGAAAGGCTAGTGAAGCAGGACACGTATTTTGAAACGAAAGGACCTGTTCTTTTCGCAGACTTGCCAAGATCCATCGCAAAAAATAAGAATTTCAGTTTTATTATGAAAGATGATGTGCTAAGACAAAGTCTTGCTTATTTAGAAAAGAACGGTTTGATTCGTTAA
- a CDS encoding TerD family protein — MNITNGSKQEKDQALPLRKNEKEDAPHEVIKKHLIKGQKLDLTKDNPNIDQIHIGLGWDLAGQPIDLDTQVFLLNEEDKLLSPSHLIYYHQQQSLDGAVRHLGDHQFGGGYRDNEMIIMQLSRVSPDIHKIVVTATIHDAHERKHHFGQVTNAYVHLTDQISQQEICTFQLTEDYSYCTSIICAELIRDEDEWKIIATGQGTTLDLNDLCLIYGFTA, encoded by the coding sequence ATGAATATAACAAATGGGTCAAAACAAGAGAAAGATCAAGCGCTACCGCTCAGGAAAAATGAGAAAGAAGACGCACCTCATGAGGTGATCAAGAAACACCTCATCAAAGGACAAAAGCTAGATTTAACAAAAGACAATCCAAATATCGACCAAATTCATATCGGGCTTGGCTGGGATCTGGCTGGCCAGCCAATTGATTTAGATACGCAAGTGTTTCTCTTAAATGAAGAGGACAAGCTGTTGTCTCCAAGCCATCTGATCTATTATCATCAGCAGCAAAGCTTAGACGGGGCTGTTCGTCATCTTGGTGATCATCAATTTGGCGGCGGATATCGAGACAATGAAATGATCATTATGCAATTAAGTAGAGTCTCACCTGATATTCATAAAATCGTCGTAACAGCCACGATACATGATGCACACGAGCGCAAGCATCATTTTGGACAAGTGACCAATGCCTACGTGCATCTTACTGATCAAATCTCGCAACAAGAGATTTGTACCTTTCAATTAACAGAAGATTATTCGTATTGCACATCCATTATTTGCGCTGAACTCATAAGAGATGAGGACGAATGGAAAATCATCGCGACCGGGCAAGGAACTACGCTAGATTTAAACGACTTATGCCTCATCTATGGATTCACAGCTTGA
- a CDS encoding AIM24 family protein gives MGFHFNTIEELTLQAEGSGIFFAKKGAMIADQGTFQYRKRLLGTNKGNMVSQVFNHISRKLTGENLEVMEVSGQGTCYLADSSEHVTVINLEPSGPWQHVSVESEDLLAFTEECHYGVTPVGVGILSQKGLFTSKLSYQGHGAQVAIKTNGNPLILKAPCRVDPDAIVAWTGKAPKVKLDVNWKTFIGQTSGESYLFEFQEQDQIVIIQPSERTSGLRVGLDDNRYKPQSQSSSHDFTNSQTSQQENKGGLSDLIGGILQPRK, from the coding sequence ATGGGATTTCATTTCAACACGATAGAAGAACTCACTTTACAAGCAGAAGGCAGCGGAATCTTTTTTGCGAAAAAAGGCGCAATGATTGCCGATCAAGGAACGTTTCAATACCGCAAACGACTACTCGGGACAAATAAAGGAAATATGGTCAGTCAAGTATTTAACCATATCAGCAGAAAATTGACAGGTGAAAACCTTGAGGTGATGGAAGTGAGTGGACAAGGTACTTGTTATTTGGCTGATTCCAGCGAGCACGTGACAGTGATTAATCTTGAGCCGAGCGGTCCTTGGCAGCATGTAAGTGTAGAAAGTGAAGATCTACTTGCCTTTACTGAGGAGTGTCATTACGGCGTGACACCAGTAGGCGTTGGTATTTTATCACAGAAAGGACTGTTTACATCAAAGCTCTCCTATCAAGGCCACGGAGCGCAGGTCGCCATTAAAACGAATGGAAACCCGCTCATTTTAAAAGCCCCCTGCCGTGTAGATCCTGACGCCATTGTCGCTTGGACAGGCAAAGCACCGAAGGTCAAATTAGATGTGAACTGGAAAACCTTCATTGGACAAACATCTGGTGAATCCTACTTATTTGAGTTTCAAGAACAAGACCAAATTGTCATTATCCAGCCATCTGAGCGCACATCTGGCTTACGGGTTGGTTTAGATGATAACCGCTACAAGCCTCAAAGCCAGAGCTCTTCTCATGATTTCACTAATTCACAGACATCACAGCAAGAGAATAAAGGCGGGCTTAGTGATCTGATCGGAGGCATCTTACAACCGCGAAAATAA
- a CDS encoding phage holin family protein — MSKDLGIFSLFTVSLSAMSFLFGGAGYLLMILVTLMAIELICSSLRESLTGQLTMKRFFTRLVRKIVTVSLISMAHFFDVMLKTNGMIKDLAIIFYIIYESYQIVSTANALGIPIPQLFIDVLDMLKNKLRKKP; from the coding sequence GTGAGCAAGGATTTAGGCATCTTTTCGTTGTTTACAGTCAGTTTGTCAGCGATGAGCTTTCTGTTTGGTGGAGCAGGATATTTACTGATGATATTAGTAACATTGATGGCCATTGAATTAATTTGTTCAAGCCTAAGAGAATCTTTGACTGGGCAGCTCACAATGAAACGTTTTTTTACACGGCTTGTTCGAAAGATTGTGACGGTCTCCTTAATATCGATGGCGCATTTCTTCGATGTCATGCTGAAGACAAATGGGATGATTAAGGATTTAGCGATCATCTTTTATATTATTTATGAATCTTACCAAATCGTCTCGACAGCCAATGCCCTCGGAATTCCCATTCCACAGTTGTTTATTGATGTGTTGGACATGTTGAAAAATAAATTGCGCAAAAAGCCGTAA
- a CDS encoding Dps family protein — translation MSEKLLNVVNKQVADWTVLYVKLHNYHWYVKGKDFFTLHEKFEELYTETATYIDDLAERMLALNGQPVATMKECLEISSIQEAEGNESAEQMVKNLYDDFSNIAEELKQGMELAGEVGDETTGDMLLAIHQSIEKHNWMLKAFLG, via the coding sequence ATGTCTGAAAAATTATTAAACGTCGTCAATAAACAAGTAGCTGATTGGACTGTGCTTTACGTGAAATTACATAACTATCATTGGTACGTAAAGGGAAAAGACTTCTTTACACTCCATGAGAAATTTGAGGAACTTTATACAGAAACAGCGACATACATTGATGATTTGGCTGAGCGTATGCTTGCGTTAAATGGACAGCCTGTTGCGACAATGAAAGAATGCTTAGAAATTTCTAGCATTCAAGAAGCTGAAGGCAATGAATCAGCGGAGCAAATGGTGAAAAATCTATATGATGATTTCTCCAATATCGCAGAGGAATTAAAGCAAGGAATGGAGCTGGCTGGAGAAGTTGGCGATGAAACAACAGGTGATATGCTGCTTGCGATACATCAATCTATTGAGAAACACAACTGGATGCTTAAAGCATTTTTAGGATAA